CGATCACGGGCGTGAACGAGATGCGCGGGTCCGCGGCGCCGGCGGCGCGCAGCGCCTGCTGGATCTCGGGGATGTGCCGGTGGCTGCCGCCGACGGCGTACGGGTTGGCGGTGCCGAGGATCTCGCTGCCCAGCAGGTGCGGCTTGAGGCTCTTGCCCGCGCCCGAGGGGCCCACGGCGAGCACGCTCACGATGTCGCCCGCGTCGATGACGCCCGCGGCCACGCCGGGGGCGAGGCTCAGCGACACCGTCGAGGCGTTGCAGCCGGGGGCCGCGATGCGCGTCGCGCCGCGCAGCCTCTCGCGCTGCTTGCCGCCGTCGACGAGCAGCTCGGGCACGCCGTACGCCCACGGCTCGTGGAAGTCGCCGCCGTAGAACGCGTCCCAGTCGGCCCGGGCGGTGAGGCGGTGGTCGGCGCCGGCGTCGATCACGAGCGCCGCGTCGCCGAGCGCGTCGGTGTACTGACCCGACTGCCCGTGCGGCAGCGCGAGGAAGACGACGTCGTGGCCGGCGAGGACCTCCGGGGTGGTCGGCTGCAGCTGCAGGTGGCGCAGCGAGCGCAGGTGCGGCTGGTGGGCGATGAGCGGATCGCCCGCGTGCGAGTGGGCCGTGACGGTGCGGATCTCGATGTCGGGATGATCGGCCAGCAGGCGCAGGATCTCCCCGCCCGCGTAGCCAGATGCGCCGGAGACGGCGACCGAATAGGTCATGACTTCTACCTTATGTCCGTGGGAATGGGTGCCTGATCACGGGCGGCACCGCTCCCCCGGACACGCCGGAACGTCGCGGGCCGCCTAGATTCGGCGGGCGCGCGGACGTCGGAGCGCGACGGTGCGGCTCGGAACGAGCGGCACATCCATCGCGGTCGAGGTCATGTGCGGCAGGCTAGCACGGCGCCTGTTCCCGACGCGACGCCGCGCGTACCGTGGATCGCGGGGTGTGCTCATGACGGGGTTCTCGCCGACGGCGTCCTCGCCGCACGCGGCGGCGCGGGCGCGGGCGCGGATGATCGACCGGCACCTGCGGGCGCGCGGCATCCGCGACGCGCGCGTGCTGGACGCGATGGCACGCGTGCCGCGGGAGCTGTTCGTGCCCGATCACCTCGCCGGCGAGGCCTACGCCGATGCGC
This genomic interval from Microbacterium sediminis contains the following:
- the argC gene encoding N-acetyl-gamma-glutamyl-phosphate reductase is translated as MTYSVAVSGASGYAGGEILRLLADHPDIEIRTVTAHSHAGDPLIAHQPHLRSLRHLQLQPTTPEVLAGHDVVFLALPHGQSGQYTDALGDAALVIDAGADHRLTARADWDAFYGGDFHEPWAYGVPELLVDGGKQRERLRGATRIAAPGCNASTVSLSLAPGVAAGVIDAGDIVSVLAVGPSGAGKSLKPHLLGSEILGTANPYAVGGSHRHIPEIQQALRAAGAADPRISFTPVIVPMARGILATSTAPIAAGATDAQIRDAWEAAYGDETFVQLLPEGQMPRTADVLGANTALMGLAIDRAAGRVVVVTAVDNLTKGTAGAAIQSMNLALGLPEGTALSVNGVAP